In Paeniglutamicibacter kerguelensis, one genomic interval encodes:
- a CDS encoding GNAT family N-acetyltransferase, with amino-acid sequence MAVSNMPAWLTSIKAEYIESRMRSGESREESQANADASFNRLFPGGVPIEGHLVFNVYREGENVGYLWIGPQLDSGPDKWWVWDIEIYEQYQRHGYGRQAMILAEQTAKQLGASELGLNVFGYNTSARALYESLGYEPTSIRMAKAL; translated from the coding sequence ATGGCTGTTTCGAACATGCCGGCATGGCTGACCTCAATCAAGGCCGAGTACATCGAAAGCCGCATGCGATCCGGCGAATCCCGAGAGGAATCTCAAGCCAATGCGGATGCCAGTTTCAATAGGTTATTTCCTGGGGGTGTGCCCATCGAGGGGCACTTGGTATTCAATGTTTACCGAGAAGGCGAAAACGTAGGGTACCTCTGGATCGGCCCTCAGCTCGACTCCGGCCCGGACAAATGGTGGGTGTGGGACATCGAAATATACGAGCAGTACCAACGTCATGGATATGGCCGACAGGCCATGATTCTGGCCGAGCAGACCGCAAAACAACTCGGTGCAAGCGAACTTGGCCTCAACGTCTTTGGATACAACACGTCGGCCCGCGCGCTTTATGAATCACTGGGCTACGAGCCGACGTCCATCCGTATGGCAAAAGCACTCTGA
- a CDS encoding SRPBCC domain-containing protein, with product MDGLFSHAASSGDHSEESVPLPELINSVSVPVPVDQAFEGFTDYIHLWWPVNVYSHFGPGSHVSFAQGQLLEESEEGQQHLWGSIVDLEVPVRIVLDFSLGMENAAPTRLAFEFADAGTGTEVTVRHGGWARGPAGEAQYERYVRWPEVIAYYARFMGAQG from the coding sequence ATGGACGGACTTTTTTCTCATGCTGCATCATCCGGTGACCACTCTGAAGAATCGGTACCGCTTCCGGAGCTCATCAATTCCGTTTCGGTCCCGGTGCCGGTCGACCAGGCGTTTGAAGGATTCACCGACTATATCCACCTCTGGTGGCCGGTAAACGTCTATTCCCACTTTGGTCCGGGCAGCCATGTATCGTTCGCCCAGGGGCAGCTCCTGGAAGAATCCGAAGAAGGCCAGCAGCATCTTTGGGGATCAATCGTTGACTTGGAGGTGCCGGTACGTATCGTTCTAGATTTCAGCCTGGGGATGGAGAATGCGGCTCCGACCCGACTTGCATTTGAATTCGCCGATGCGGGCACAGGCACGGAAGTGACGGTGCGACACGGTGGCTGGGCCCGTGGCCCTGCAGGCGAGGCGCAATATGAGCGTTATGTGCGATGGCCCGAAGTTATTGCATACTATGCTCGTTTCATGGGCGCTCAAGGCTGA
- a CDS encoding FAD-binding oxidoreductase, with protein sequence MSLACTDDALIEDLIQEIGSGSVSIDTEVLATCSHDFGKLASDYQLPIAVVFAERVEDVQTALRLASAAGVSVVPRGAGTGVSGGANTSARCIVLSLERMNRILEIRVDDEVAVVEPGVVNADLNNAVAKHGLMYAPDPASYQQSTIGGNVATNAGGLRCAKYGVTTDSVLGLEVVLADGTLISTGRNTFKGVAGYDLTSLLVGSEGTLGIVVSVTVRLRYLSEKTCSIAAVFTDVAQAAAGVVAIARVRVQPAILELLDVGTLRVLDATYGSDLSARGGALLLVRTDGHGAEIEDAIIRSALENLGAQVTVAGDEQAVKLIEMRRASRGDGQDDRYRVGEDVAVPRSAMVEFMRTLDQIASRNRVMVRIVAHAGDGNLHPTFWVDPEDGPAGVGRLDAALEESVRAALAVGGTITGEHGVGTVKREWLGWEQSAEVVELQRKIKAVFDPKGILNPGKAIV encoded by the coding sequence ATGAGCCTGGCATGCACCGATGACGCATTGATTGAAGACCTGATCCAAGAAATCGGTTCGGGATCCGTTTCCATAGACACCGAAGTGCTTGCCACATGCAGCCATGACTTCGGCAAGCTCGCTTCCGACTACCAGCTGCCAATTGCCGTGGTCTTTGCCGAGCGCGTGGAGGACGTTCAGACGGCCCTGCGCCTGGCTTCGGCAGCAGGAGTCAGCGTCGTGCCGCGCGGGGCCGGTACAGGCGTCTCAGGCGGCGCGAACACGAGCGCACGCTGCATCGTGCTCTCCCTCGAGCGCATGAACCGGATCCTGGAGATCCGGGTGGACGACGAAGTCGCGGTCGTGGAACCCGGCGTCGTGAACGCGGATCTGAACAATGCCGTTGCCAAGCACGGGCTCATGTACGCACCCGATCCCGCCAGCTATCAGCAGTCGACCATCGGCGGAAACGTTGCGACCAATGCCGGCGGACTGCGCTGCGCCAAATACGGCGTTACCACCGACTCGGTCCTCGGGCTGGAGGTGGTGCTTGCCGACGGCACGCTGATCTCCACCGGGCGCAACACCTTCAAGGGCGTTGCCGGCTATGACCTGACCTCGTTGCTGGTTGGTTCCGAGGGCACTCTGGGCATCGTGGTCTCCGTGACCGTTCGCCTGCGCTACCTCAGCGAGAAGACCTGCTCGATCGCGGCGGTGTTCACCGACGTGGCCCAGGCCGCCGCCGGCGTCGTTGCAATCGCCCGCGTGCGGGTGCAACCCGCCATCTTGGAGCTTCTGGATGTCGGGACGCTGCGCGTGCTCGATGCGACGTACGGATCGGACCTGAGCGCACGTGGCGGGGCGTTGCTGCTGGTGCGCACCGACGGGCACGGGGCCGAGATTGAGGATGCAATCATTCGGTCCGCCTTGGAGAACCTGGGTGCCCAGGTCACCGTCGCGGGCGACGAGCAGGCTGTCAAGCTCATTGAAATGCGACGGGCCAGCCGTGGTGACGGACAGGACGATCGGTACCGTGTGGGGGAGGACGTCGCGGTTCCGCGCTCGGCCATGGTCGAGTTCATGCGAACCCTTGACCAGATCGCCTCACGCAACCGGGTGATGGTGCGCATTGTCGCCCACGCGGGCGACGGAAACCTGCACCCGACCTTCTGGGTGGATCCGGAGGACGGGCCCGCCGGCGTGGGCCGGCTTGATGCGGCGCTGGAGGAATCGGTGCGGGCGGCCCTGGCCGTCGGCGGGACCATCACCGGCGAGCACGGCGTTGGAACCGTGAAGCGCGAATGGCTGGGTTGGGAACAGTCGGCGGAAGTCGTGGAATTACAGCGCAAAATCAAGGCGGTCTTCGACCCGAAGGGCATCCTGAACCCGGGCAAGGCCATCGTCTAA
- a CDS encoding ABC transporter substrate-binding protein, with the protein MIALTAGCGASGTTDTAAGNTDVAIGGERFSTADEETAKFGANVAPGVFPRTLTHANGQTEIAKKPERVVVLDTGELDAVLSLGITPVGIPSTEGANSIPSYLADAVKDAKSVGTIQELNLEAVAALKPDLIIGSQLRADKLYPQLSQIAPTVFSIRPGFPWKENFRLAASALGEETKAVEVLNAYQDKATALGKDVPGDPKISLLRFLPEKIRLYGNASLIGVILKDAGLSRPENQNIEDLAAEISSENLAEADSDWIFYTSYGTPEATGEKAALEGPIWSKLEAVKAGNVQRVNDDVWFLGLGPTGASIVLDDLRTYLVK; encoded by the coding sequence TTGATCGCCCTCACCGCGGGATGCGGTGCCAGCGGCACCACCGACACCGCCGCAGGCAACACCGATGTCGCAATCGGCGGCGAACGCTTCTCCACCGCCGACGAGGAAACCGCAAAGTTCGGTGCCAACGTCGCCCCGGGAGTCTTCCCGCGCACGCTGACCCACGCCAACGGCCAGACCGAAATCGCGAAGAAGCCCGAGCGCGTCGTCGTGCTCGACACCGGCGAGCTCGACGCCGTGCTGTCCCTGGGCATCACCCCGGTCGGCATCCCCTCCACCGAGGGCGCCAACTCGATCCCCAGCTACCTTGCCGATGCCGTCAAGGACGCCAAGAGCGTCGGCACCATCCAGGAACTGAATCTGGAAGCGGTCGCCGCACTGAAGCCGGATTTGATCATCGGCTCCCAGCTGCGCGCGGACAAGCTCTACCCGCAGCTTTCGCAGATCGCGCCGACCGTCTTCTCGATCCGCCCGGGTTTCCCGTGGAAGGAAAACTTCCGCCTGGCAGCCTCCGCGCTCGGTGAGGAAACCAAGGCCGTCGAGGTGCTCAACGCCTACCAGGACAAAGCCACTGCGCTGGGCAAGGACGTCCCCGGCGACCCGAAGATCTCCCTGCTGCGCTTCCTGCCGGAAAAGATCCGCCTCTACGGCAACGCCTCGCTGATCGGCGTCATCCTCAAGGACGCGGGCCTCTCCCGTCCGGAGAACCAGAACATCGAGGACCTGGCAGCCGAAATCTCCTCGGAGAACCTGGCCGAGGCCGACTCGGACTGGATCTTCTACACCTCGTACGGCACCCCGGAGGCCACCGGCGAGAAGGCCGCGCTCGAGGGCCCGATCTGGAGCAAGCTGGAGGCCGTCAAGGCCGGCAACGTGCAGCGCGTGAACGACGACGTCTGGTTCCTGGGCCTCGGCCCGACCGGCGCCTCGATCGTCCTCGACGACCTGCGCACCTACCTGGTGAAGTAG
- a CDS encoding iron chelate uptake ABC transporter family permease subunit: MASPTSAAANPKNPQGVLEYAVVPGAAAPDAKTPGCPPASEAPRTKVRRASLLAGFVIVLVLLALASLAVGSKHIDLSTVLDALLHPDGSADHAIIRDSRVPRAILGVLAGTALGIAGALVQSMTRNALAEPGILGVNAGASLAIVIAVGTFGVNGFGGYVWFAFGGAVLATGAVYLVGMAGARSSDPVRLVLAGVALGAVLSGIGTALALVHPAAFDQLRAWTIGSLEGRSADVLAPLALAVLAGVVLAAFTGRSLNALALGDDTALALGYKVGRARVLILLAVTVLAGAATAAVGAISFLGLMAPHLARRFSGPDARWMLAFTAVLAPIILLLADVLGRVLIPGELEAGVVCAFVGAPVLVMLARRRKPVAV, from the coding sequence GTGGCAAGCCCCACCTCCGCTGCGGCGAACCCCAAAAACCCCCAAGGCGTGCTTGAATACGCGGTTGTGCCAGGCGCTGCCGCGCCGGATGCGAAGACCCCGGGCTGCCCCCCTGCTTCGGAGGCGCCGCGCACCAAGGTGCGACGCGCGTCGCTGCTGGCAGGGTTCGTGATCGTGCTGGTCCTGCTGGCTCTGGCATCCCTGGCCGTGGGGTCCAAGCACATCGATCTGTCGACCGTGCTCGACGCGCTGCTGCACCCGGACGGTTCGGCCGACCACGCGATCATCCGCGATTCCCGCGTGCCGCGAGCGATCCTGGGCGTGCTGGCCGGAACCGCCCTGGGAATCGCCGGGGCGCTGGTCCAGTCGATGACCCGCAACGCGCTGGCGGAACCGGGCATCCTGGGCGTCAACGCGGGTGCTTCGCTTGCGATCGTGATCGCCGTGGGAACCTTCGGCGTCAACGGCTTCGGCGGCTATGTGTGGTTCGCCTTCGGCGGCGCGGTGCTGGCGACGGGCGCCGTGTACCTGGTGGGCATGGCCGGGGCGCGGTCCAGCGATCCCGTGCGGCTGGTGCTTGCGGGCGTGGCGTTGGGCGCCGTGCTCTCCGGGATCGGCACTGCCCTGGCACTGGTCCATCCGGCGGCATTCGACCAGTTGCGGGCCTGGACCATCGGCTCGCTCGAGGGACGCTCCGCGGACGTGCTGGCCCCGCTGGCGCTCGCGGTGCTGGCGGGCGTCGTGCTGGCCGCCTTCACCGGCCGGTCCCTGAACGCCCTGGCGCTGGGGGACGACACCGCCCTGGCCCTGGGCTACAAGGTGGGCAGGGCGCGCGTGCTGATCCTGCTGGCCGTCACGGTGCTGGCCGGTGCCGCCACCGCGGCCGTGGGCGCCATCAGCTTCCTGGGGCTCATGGCCCCGCACCTGGCCAGGCGGTTCTCCGGGCCCGACGCCCGCTGGATGCTGGCCTTCACCGCAGTGCTGGCCCCGATCATCCTACTGCTGGCGGACGTGCTGGGCCGTGTTCTCATTCCCGGCGAGCTCGAGGCCGGGGTCGTCTGCGCGTTTGTCGGCGCCCCCGTGCTGGTCATGCTGGCACGCCGCCGGAAGCCGGTGGCCGTATGA
- a CDS encoding FecCD family ABC transporter permease: MSAGLETKTTAEPKARTTPGTTPAVRAPRRVRRGGREALLCLVLAGLAVLTALLVIGSGDYPMGPGQILNVLFGGGQGLENTIVFQWRAPRAVAALVFGAALGVAGAVFQSLTRNPLGSPDVIGFSTGAYTGALLALTLVGGSFVATSIGALAGGLLTALAVYLLAWRRGSHGFRLILVGIGISAMLAALNQWLVLRAEIEVAMAAAVWGAGTLNGVSWSTIVPATLVILPVLALTLAGGNRLHMLEMGDDTATALGVRVERTRLGMIVLAVLLTAATTAIAGPIAFVALVAPQLAKRLNRGAGMRLVPAACMGALLLVLSDLVAQRLFAPVQLPVGVVTVSIGGIYLIWLLAREGRRTAR; this comes from the coding sequence ATGAGCGCCGGACTCGAAACCAAGACCACAGCCGAACCCAAAGCCAGGACCACGCCGGGAACCACGCCGGCCGTGCGCGCACCGAGGCGCGTGCGCCGCGGCGGCCGCGAGGCCCTGCTCTGCCTGGTGCTGGCGGGGCTTGCCGTGCTGACGGCCCTGCTGGTCATCGGCAGCGGCGACTACCCGATGGGCCCCGGGCAGATCCTGAACGTCCTGTTCGGCGGCGGGCAGGGCCTGGAAAACACCATCGTCTTCCAGTGGCGCGCCCCGCGCGCAGTGGCGGCGCTGGTCTTCGGCGCCGCGCTGGGCGTTGCCGGAGCGGTCTTCCAATCGCTGACCCGGAACCCGCTGGGATCCCCGGATGTCATCGGCTTTTCCACCGGCGCCTACACCGGCGCGCTGCTGGCCCTGACCCTGGTGGGGGGAAGCTTCGTCGCCACCTCGATCGGGGCGCTCGCCGGCGGGCTGCTGACGGCGCTGGCCGTCTACCTGCTGGCCTGGCGGCGCGGTTCGCACGGCTTCCGGCTGATCCTGGTGGGCATCGGCATCTCGGCCATGCTCGCCGCGCTGAACCAGTGGCTGGTGCTGCGCGCCGAGATCGAGGTTGCCATGGCGGCGGCCGTCTGGGGAGCCGGAACCCTCAACGGGGTCAGCTGGTCCACGATCGTGCCCGCAACACTCGTCATCCTCCCGGTGCTGGCCCTCACCCTGGCCGGCGGTAACCGGCTGCACATGCTGGAAATGGGCGACGACACGGCAACCGCCCTGGGCGTGCGGGTGGAGCGGACCCGGCTGGGCATGATCGTGCTGGCGGTGCTGCTCACCGCGGCCACCACGGCGATCGCCGGGCCGATCGCCTTCGTCGCCCTGGTGGCGCCCCAGCTGGCCAAGCGGCTGAACCGGGGCGCCGGCATGCGGCTGGTGCCGGCCGCCTGCATGGGCGCGCTGCTGCTGGTGCTCAGCGACCTGGTGGCGCAGCGGCTCTTTGCCCCCGTGCAGCTGCCCGTGGGCGTGGTGACGGTGAGCATCGGCGGGATCTACCTGATCTGGCTGCTGGCCCGCGAGGGCCGGCGCACCGCACGGTAG